The Panicum virgatum strain AP13 chromosome 5K, P.virgatum_v5, whole genome shotgun sequence genome has a window encoding:
- the LOC120705756 gene encoding plant cysteine oxidase 2-like, whose product ISPAHSRTPSTLAAVVQTPKPFGPSTPVLLKPLRVPESREGVDAGVGRRRPPGAGGQQVGVVGRRRQRRPRRGAGAAPQAMAAPVAAVQRLFEACREVFNDAGQGAVPPPAGIERVKAVLDSITAADVGLTPNMSYFRRVDPHGTPKITYLHLYKCEAFSIGIFCLPSRGVIPLHNHPGMTVFSKLLFGTMHVKSYDWAAAQQDIPDVQLQGPRLAKVKSDGILTAPRETSVLYPEDGGNMHCFTAQNACAVLDVLGPPYDDGSGRHCQYYNVSSSAISVGGSMLLPGGDRYEWLEESETPQDFYLVGSTYMGPRILDQ is encoded by the exons ATTTCCCCAGCCCACTCAAGAACTCCGAGCACTTTGGCGGCCGTTGTCCAAACTCCAAAACCCTTCGGCCCCTCGACCCCAGTTCTCCTCAAGCCCCTTCGCGTTCCCGAATCCCGCGAGGGTGTTGATGCGGGTgtaggccgccggcggcctcccgGAGCTGGAGGGCAGCAGGTCGGCGTcgtgggtcggcggcggcagcgacggccgcggcgcggcgcgggggcggcgcccCAAGCGATGGccgcgcccgtcgccgccgtgcaGCGGCTCTTCGAGGCGTGCCGCGAGGTCTTCAACGACGCTGGTCAAGGCGCAGTTCCACCACCGGCCGGCATCGAGAGGGTCAAGGCCGTTCTAG ATAGTATTACAGCAGCAGATGTTGGCCTAACGCCCAACATGTCATATTTTCGACGTGTTGATCCCCATGGCACTCCTAAAATCACTTACTTGCACCTCTATAAGTGTGAGGCTTTCTCG ATCGGCATCTTTTGCTTGCCTTCAAGGGGTGTCATTCCTCTTCATAATCACCCTGGCATGACTGTGTTTAGCAAACTTTTATTTGGCACCATGCATGTGAAATCTTATGACTGGGCTGCTGCCCAACAAGATATACCTG ATGTTCAATTGCAAGGGCCACGTTTGGCAAAGGTGAAGTCTGATGGCATCTTGACTGCACCTCGCGAAACATCAGTACTGTATCCAGAAGATGGTGGTAACATGCATTGCTTTACCGCACAGAATGCTTGTGCAGTGCTTGATGTCCTTGGCCCTCCATACGATGATGGCAGTGGAAGGCACTGCCAGTACTACAATGTCTCTTCATCTGCAATTTCTGTTG GAGGCTCGATGTTATTGCCTGGAGGTGACAGATATGAATGGCTGGAAGAGAGTGAAACACCACAAGATTTTTATCTTGTTGGATCAACATATATGGGCCCAAGAATTTTGGACCAGTGA